A window of Actinomadura viridis genomic DNA:
CGGGATCACCGTCGACACCCACTTCGGCCGGCTGGCCCGCCGGTTCGGCTGGACCGACGAGACCGACCCGGTGAAGGTGGAGCGGGTGGTCGCCGAGCTGATCCCGCGCAAGGACTGGACGATGCTGTCGCACCGGCTGATCTGGCACGGCCGCCGGATCTGCCATTCCCGGCGGCCCGCCTGCGGGGCCTGCCCGGTGGCCCGCCTCTGCCCGTCCTTCGGCGAGGGGCCGATCGACGAGGTGACGGCGGGCAAGCTGGTCAAGGAGGGGCCGTTCTCATGATCGTTCAATCGCCGGAACGCCCGCCGCGCCCGGGGCGCCCGCAGCGCTCGCGGGTGAAGGCTCTGGGAAGCAACTGCGGTGCGGCGGGGTTGAGGTAAGGCGTGACCGACCACCCCCCGCCCGTTCCAGCGTGGCTCGACCGTTTCCGTGCGGCGGCTCCGCACCTGACCGTCCCGTCCGTCCTGGAGCCCCCCGATGGGGAGGCGAGGGCGGCGGCGGTGCTGATCCTGTTCGGCGAGGGTCCGGAGGGCCCCGACATCCTGCTCACCGAACGGGCCGCCACGCTGGCTGCGCACGCCGGGCAACCCGCGTTCCCCGGCGGGCGCATCGACCCCGAGGACGACGGGCCGGTCGGCGCCGCGCTCCGGGAGGCGTGGGAGGAGGCCGGGGTGAGGCCCGCGGGCGTGGATGTCATGGCCACGCTGCCGGAGCTGTACCTGCCGCACAGCCGCCACCTGGTCACCCCCGTGGCCGCGTGGTGGCGGGAGCCGTCCGACATCGCGCCGGGCCATCCGGGAGAGGTCGCCATGGTGGCCCGCGTCCCGATCGCCGAGCTGGTCGATCCGGCGAACCGCCTGACCGTACGGCACCCCTCCGGGCTCAGGTTCGGCCCCGCCTTCCGCGTCCGGGGCATGCTGGTGTGGGGCTTCACGGCCGGCCTGCTCACCCAGGTGCTCGACGCGGGCGGCTGGAACCGCCCCTGGAACGCCGATCACGTTGAGGACCTCCCCTCCGAGGTGCTCGATCTCGCTGCGCGGGACTGACCGGCACCCGGAGCGGAGCGCCAGCGGAGTGGAGGGTGCTGGTCAGTCTGTGTTTCTCGGGGGTGTGGGGGTTGTCTCCCACTGTGTTGTTGACCGGCACCTGGAGGGGCGCGTGGGGCGGAATCGTGCCTGGCGGGGACGGGTGGTCGTGCCGCGTGCGCGCTTCGTGATCGTTCCGCATCGCCCCCCGTGGCTACCTGAGTGCGCGGAATCTGGTACACCGAGGGGACGTGCGGAGGGGTCCACGCGCTATACGGTGAAGCGGTGCTGGGCGACCACCTTCTGGACCTGATACTGCTCGTGCTCGTTGTGCTCTTCGCGGTCTCGGGCTACCGGCAGGGCTTCATCGTGAGCCTGTTGAGCTTCGGGGGCTTTGTCGGCGGTGGCGTCGTCGGCGTCCTGATCTCGCCGCCGATAGCCGAGGCTGCCGTGGACGGCGCCGCCCAGCAGGCGCTGCTGGCGATCGTCATCGCGTTCCTGTCGGCCACTCTCGGGCAGCTGATCGCGTCCTCGGTGGGCGCCGTACTGCGCAACAGGGTGACCGGCATCAACGCGCGGGCGGCCGACGCCGCCGGAGGTGCCGTGGTCAGCGCGCTGTCGCTGCTGATCGTCGCCTGGTTCTTCGGCACCCTGGTGGCCAACTCCGAGTTCCGGCCGGTCCGCACGCAGGTCAAGGCGTCCACGATCATCAACGGCATCAACGACATGATGCCGACCCAGGCCCAGAGCTGGTTCGCCTCGTTCCAGGGGTTCGTGAAGAGCAGCGAGTTCCCGCAGGTCTTCAACGGGCTGGGCGGGGAGTCGGTGGTCGAGGTGCCGCCGCCCGACGACGCCATCCTGGACACCCCGGCGCTGCAGGCCGCCAAGCGCAGCATCGTCAAGGTCGTCAGTACCGCCCCCGAGTGCCAGCGCAAGATCGAGGGCACCGGTTTCGTGTACGCCCCCGAGCGCGTGATGACCAACGCGCACGTGGTGGCGGGCGCCCGCGGCCAGTCGGTCATCGCCTCGCTGAGCGGTGACCGTGACCGCGGCCGGGTCGTCCTGTACGACCCCAAGCGCGACATCGCCGTCCTGCACGTCCCGGGCCTGGACGCTCCGCCGCTGAAGTTCGCCGGCCCCGCGCGGGTCCGCGACGACGCGATCATCGCAGGTTTCCCCAAGAACCACCCGTTCACCGCGAGCGCGGCCCGGGTCCGGGCCCGGCAGACCGCCAAGGGGCCGGACATCTACCACGCCGGCCAGGTCAGCCGTGAGATCTACGCCATCCGCGGGACGGTCGAGCCGGGCAACTCCGGTGGCCCGCTGCTCGCCCGCGACGGCAGCGTCTACGGTGTGATCTTCGCGGCCGCTCTGGACGCCCCGGCGACCGGTTACGCGCTCACCGCCCACGAGGTCGCTCCGGACGCGCGCCTGGGCGCCAGCAGCACGGCGCCCGTCTCCACCCAGAAGTGCTCTGACTGACGCTTGGAGGGCTGCTCCGGGACGAGGTCCTAGTGGTGCGGCAGTGGCGGTGTGGTGGTGCATCAGTGGCGGTACGGCGGCGGGCGGTGCGGCGGCGGGCGGGGCGACAGTGGCGGTGCGGCAGCCGTCAGCCGTCAGCCGTCAGGCGTCCGGTGGCGTACGGGTGAGCCGGAACCGCAAGGGGAGGCCTGGCCCGGCACCTTCGGCGGCACGCGCGGCCACGCGGCGGGCCTCGTCGGCGACGCCGTTGACGTCGATGCCGTACGGGGAGTCGGCGGCGTAGGGCTCGACGCGTTCGGCGGCGCGTTCCAGGAGGGCCTGTGCTCCCGGGCCGTTGCCGCGGCGCAGGTGGGTCACCCCTACGGCGATCTGGGCGAGACCGCGCCATAGTTCCCGTTCGGCCGGAGGCGCGTCCTTCCAGGCGGCTTCGAGGACCTCGTGCGCGTGGAACGGTCTATCGGCGTCCAGGAGCCGCTGAGCCTCCTCCAGAGCCTCTCCGGGCGGCAGGGAGAGGTCCTCGGGCATCGTGGGCACCCCGGTGGCCCCTCGCGGCAGTGGACGTCCGTACGCGTCGCGTGGCCGTGCGTTACGTGGCCGCCCTGCTTCGTCCCGATCCCGCATGAGCCCATTCTGGCCCCGCGAACGAGGGGTTCGCTCAGAGAGGTCGCAGGGAACGCAGAGAGGGCGCAGGGAACAGAGGGGGCCCACAGGGAACGCGGGGGCTCTGCAGGGGACGCGGAGGGTCCCGCAGCGAACATCGGGGGAGTCAAAGGGGGAAGTTCAGCGTTCGGGTTCCGGGTCCTCCAGCCACCCGAGAAGTTGCGAGTCGAAGGCGCGCGGGCGTTCCTGATGGGGGAAGTGACCGGCGCCGTCTATGAGCTTCCAGCGGTACGGCGCGGCCACATAACGTCCTGACCCCTGCGCGCTGGCGGGGAGGGTGCAGGGGTCCAGGGAGCCGTGCAGCTGGAGGGTGGGCACCTGGATGGGGGTGCGCATGCGGTGCGCGTACCGGATCCCGTCAGGGCGTGGCTGCGAACGGACGAGCCACCGGTGGTACTCCAGCGCGCAGTGGACGGTGCCAGGGATCTGCATCGCACGCCTGACGAGACGTTCGGTGCGTTCGTCGGGCCAGCCGGGGCCGGACCACGCGTGCAGGAGACGGCCCACGAGCGCGGCGTCGTCCCGTATGAGGCGGCGTTCGGGCCACAGCGGCAGCTGGTAGCCGAAGGTGTGCCGTGCCGCCCAGCCCTGCCCCCGGGGATCGCTGCGGATGGCTTGGCGCAGCCGCAACGGGTGGGGCGCGCTCACGATGGCGAGGCGCTGCACGACCTTGGGGTGGTAGACCGCCATCGTCCAGGCGAGGAGCCCGCCCCAGTCATGGCCGACGACGATGGCGTTCGCCTCGCCGAGGGCCCGGACGAGCCCGGCCGCGTCCCCGGCCAGGGTCACCAGGTCGTACCCGCGGGGAGGCTTGTCGCTCCCCCCGTATCCGCGCAGATCCACGGCCACGGCGCGGAAACCCGCGGCCGGCAGCGACACGAGCTGGTTGTGCCACGACCACCAGAACTCCGGGAAGCCGTGCAGCAGCAGGACGAGGGGCCCCTCACCCGCCTCCACCACATGGAAGCGCGTGCCCCCGGCGCTGACCGCCCGATGGGTCCACGGTCCGTCGACGTCGACGACGGACGAATCACGCGCGCGCATGTCCGTCAGTCCGTCAGGGCGGGGGTGTCCGAGTCGCCGCGATGACGCAGCATGGTCAGGTCGTTCTTCAACGACGCGCGGGTGCGCTTGGCACCGTCGATCTTCTTGATGCGCAGGTACCCGATGCCGAGCAGCACCAGCGCCAGCAGCAGGTAGGCCCCGGCGACGATGAGGAACGCCGCCCAGTGCCAGATCCCCACCGCGACCAGGCCGTACGCCGCGGCGATCGAGAGCAGGATCACGATCAGCCCGGCGATCAGTCCCGCGATGCTGAACATGACGCCGCCCAGCGCGGCCTTCTTGGCGTCCGCCTTGAGTTCCAGCTTGGCCAGATCGATCTCCGCTCTGACCAGGTCGGAGACGTTGCTCGACGCCAGCGCGACCAGCTCACCGAGGGACTTGTCCTCGGTGCGCTCGCCCGGCAGTGCCTCGGACATATCGCTCTCTCCTTCCAGGGTCCCGGCCATCAGGACGGGCCTCACAGCCTGTCAGCCGGGCGATCGGTCGGGCCACCCGGGCTCACCTTCGGTGATCCGGATGTGTCCTTACGC
This region includes:
- a CDS encoding alpha/beta fold hydrolase; translated protein: MRARDSSVVDVDGPWTHRAVSAGGTRFHVVEAGEGPLVLLLHGFPEFWWSWHNQLVSLPAAGFRAVAVDLRGYGGSDKPPRGYDLVTLAGDAAGLVRALGEANAIVVGHDWGGLLAWTMAVYHPKVVQRLAIVSAPHPLRLRQAIRSDPRGQGWAARHTFGYQLPLWPERRLIRDDAALVGRLLHAWSGPGWPDERTERLVRRAMQIPGTVHCALEYHRWLVRSQPRPDGIRYAHRMRTPIQVPTLQLHGSLDPCTLPASAQGSGRYVAAPYRWKLIDGAGHFPHQERPRAFDSQLLGWLEDPEPER
- a CDS encoding NUDIX hydrolase, with amino-acid sequence MTDHPPPVPAWLDRFRAAAPHLTVPSVLEPPDGEARAAAVLILFGEGPEGPDILLTERAATLAAHAGQPAFPGGRIDPEDDGPVGAALREAWEEAGVRPAGVDVMATLPELYLPHSRHLVTPVAAWWREPSDIAPGHPGEVAMVARVPIAELVDPANRLTVRHPSGLRFGPAFRVRGMLVWGFTAGLLTQVLDAGGWNRPWNADHVEDLPSEVLDLAARD
- a CDS encoding DUF309 domain-containing protein yields the protein MPEDLSLPPGEALEEAQRLLDADRPFHAHEVLEAAWKDAPPAERELWRGLAQIAVGVTHLRRGNGPGAQALLERAAERVEPYAADSPYGIDVNGVADEARRVAARAAEGAGPGLPLRFRLTRTPPDA
- a CDS encoding MarP family serine protease, with amino-acid sequence MLGDHLLDLILLVLVVLFAVSGYRQGFIVSLLSFGGFVGGGVVGVLISPPIAEAAVDGAAQQALLAIVIAFLSATLGQLIASSVGAVLRNRVTGINARAADAAGGAVVSALSLLIVAWFFGTLVANSEFRPVRTQVKASTIINGINDMMPTQAQSWFASFQGFVKSSEFPQVFNGLGGESVVEVPPPDDAILDTPALQAAKRSIVKVVSTAPECQRKIEGTGFVYAPERVMTNAHVVAGARGQSVIASLSGDRDRGRVVLYDPKRDIAVLHVPGLDAPPLKFAGPARVRDDAIIAGFPKNHPFTASAARVRARQTAKGPDIYHAGQVSREIYAIRGTVEPGNSGGPLLARDGSVYGVIFAAALDAPATGYALTAHEVAPDARLGASSTAPVSTQKCSD
- a CDS encoding phage holin family protein — its product is MSEALPGERTEDKSLGELVALASSNVSDLVRAEIDLAKLELKADAKKAALGGVMFSIAGLIAGLIVILLSIAAAYGLVAVGIWHWAAFLIVAGAYLLLALVLLGIGYLRIKKIDGAKRTRASLKNDLTMLRHRGDSDTPALTD